The genomic DNA TCTCCACAACTACACCAGAAGTAATTCTTGCCAGCCACTACATCTACAGCATAAGGGGTTTTTTGAGCAATTTTTGGATTAGCCATAATAATAGATATTGTTTTAAATTTAATTGAACATTGGTTACAGCGATAACCCCTAAGCCAGCTAAATAGTTACTGAATAAAGATATTTAGAATTAGAAAAAATCTAAATAAGACAATACCGGTAAATGCCACCATTTTATACTGCTAATGGGTTGTTTTTCAGGTGCATTTTTGCAAACCATAGTATAAAGATGTTATTTTGATGTTTGACACCAATTTGAAACGAAAAGTCCACTTTTATTCTTCATCTACCCTGGTTTATCTGGGCATTTGCTGTGCAAAATCAAATGACCTGTGCAGCGAATGATTTGCTGCAGCAGGACTTTTCAACTTTTTTGAAAACTATACGAATGAAGATATTTCGCTTTGTAATTCTTTTTTCTTTTACGTTGGCACTTACTTATGTGCTCAATAGTAAATTTGAGAATACTCCTTGGCAAAAAGTGAATCAAATGCCTGCCTTGGGGAAATTTTTCAATCCTTTTGAAGGTTTTTGGCAAAATGCCGAGTCTAAAAAAGTAAGCGAGAAAGTTGACTTGCAAATACCTGGTTTGCACGACAAGGTAGAGGTTGTGATAGATGATCGGATGGTACCGCATATTTTTGCCCAAAACAACCACGACTTATACATGGCGCAAGGCTACATTACAGCACGGTTTCGTTTATGGCAGATGGAGTTTCAAACTTATGCTGCTGCAGGCAAATTGTCTGAAATACTGGGAGCAAAATACATCAACTACGATCGGTACCAACGTCGTATTGGGATGTTGTATGCCGCCGAAGTAGCGGTCAAAGAAATGATGGAAAACGAAACTTCTCGCGTGGTAGTAACTGCCTACAGCAAAGGAGTAAATGCCTACATTCAACAGTTAGAACCCAAAGACCTCCCCCTTGAGTATAAGTTGCTGAGCTATACACCCCAACCCTGGAGCCCACTTAAAACTGCTTTGCTGCTAAAATATATGGCTAAAACACTGACCATGCGTAGCCATGAACTGGAAATGACCAATGCATTGCAAAAACATGGCAAAGCAGTGATAGATGAGTTGTTTCCCAATTACCCACTTCGTCATGATCCCATCATTCCGGCAGGTACCAAATGGAACTTCAAAGAATTGAAAATACCCAAACAACCCACCAAATATGTACCCGAAGATTTGCATAAACAATTGATGGAGAAACGATTGACTGAAAAACAAGCGGCAGGAGTTGGTAGTAACAATTGGGCCATTAGTGGTGATAGATCGGCCACTGGTTATCCTATACTTGCCAACGACCCTCACCTAAAACTCAATTTGCCTTCTATTTGGTTTGAGGTACAATTGGTAAACCCCAATGTAAATGTGTATGGGGTGAGCTTGCCAGGTACACCTTGTGTTGCGATTGGGTTTAACGAGCAGGCAAGCTGGGGAGTAACCAATACTGCGGCTGATGTGATTGATTTTTATCAGATCAATTTTAAGGATAGCACTTTACGTGAATATTATTACGACGATAAATGGAAGACTACTACCCTGAGGATAGATACAATTAAGGTGAAAAACAAATCAACAGTTTACGATTCTATCTATTTTACACATTATGGACCAGTAGTGCTTAAGCCAGGTGAAAAACATTTTTATGGTACCAGAGGGCTTACCCACCCTGGCTTGGCCATGCGTTGGCTTGCTCACGACCCTTCCAACGAGTTGCTGGCTTTTTATCAGCTCAACCGGGCAAAAAGTTACCGCGATTACACCAAAGCATTGGCTGGTTATGCTTGCCCTGCCCAAAACTTTGTATTTGCCAACAACCAAAAAAATATTGCCATTACTCCCAAGGGAAAGTTTCCGATTAGATGGAAAGAACAAGGCAAGTTTATTTTAGATGGGTCAAACCCCGACCACGAATGGCAAGGCTGGATTCCTAATAAGTACAACCCTACCATCAAGAACCCTGAAAGAGGTTTTGTAAGCTCTGCCAATCAGTTTCCGGTAGATACGCTTTACCCTTATTACCTGCATTGGAGCTATGCCACTTATGAGCGAGGCATGCGAATTAATGAGCAATTGGCACAAATGAAAAAAGCTACCCCCGATAGTCTGATTGCCTTGCAAAACGACAATTTGAACCTGAGAGCAAGAGACTTATTACCTGAAATGCTCAAGCATATAGATGTAGCCCAACAAAAAGGCTTGTATAAAGATGTTTTTGATAAAATCAAGGCTTGGGATTATCAGCAGGTAAGCAAGGCGGTAGGTCCTACGGTGTTTAGGTATTGGTGGAGGTATTTGTACCAGGCTATTTGGGAAGACAATTTTCCTGCTGATAGCATGATGATTTACCCAAAGGCAGACAAGACTGGAGATTTAATTTTGCTCAATGACTCTATTCCTTCCCGGTGGTTTGACAATGTAAGAACTACTCAGATAAAAGAAACGCTGGGCGATTTGGTAAACAGTAGCTTTAAGCAAGCCGTTGACTCTTTGAAAAAATACTATGGAAACAAAGTAACGGACTGGACTTGGGCTAAAGAAAAAACAACGACACTTTTGCACCTTGCTCGTTTGAAACCTTTTAGTGTATTGAACCTGCCCACCAATGGAGGTGCCCGCATTGTAAACGCTACCACCGAAAGAACTGGTCCTTCATGGCGCATGGTAGTAGCTCTAGGCAAAAGACCTAAAGCTTATGGTATTTATCCTGGAGGGCAATCTGGTAACCCCGGAAGTTTTTATTATGATAATTTTATCAAAGATTGGCAAAAAGGCAAACTGAAGCGCTTAATATATATGCAAAGCTACAAAGAAAGTGGCAAACGACTGAAAGTAAGAATGACCCTAAATAAATAGTTTTGAGCGATAGTACTTGAGAGTTCTATAAAATAAAGTTATCTTTAGGTAGGCTTATCTGGCAAACAATTGGGTATTTGATTGACCCAAAAAGTGAATTGCAAGATGAAGGCATAAGGTGTTTGGTCTTGAAGTAATATTAAGCGAAAGAATAGCGTTGAAGAAACATATAGTTTGCTTGTACCTTGGTACAGTGGTATATAAGACCTGCATTCACAAAGCAAAAAATTTGAAGAGATGAAAAAGTATCTTGTTTTTTTTTACATCAGCATACTCATATCCTGCAGTTGTTTTGAGTTACACGCCCAGAAACAGGTCGCAGTAAAAGGTTTTATTGTAGATAAAAAAGGCAAGGCACTTCAGAATATAGACATTAGAGACTTTAATGGAAATCACATTACGTTTACCGATTTTAAGGGGTATTTTCAGTTTTTATACGCCAACGAACTTGTCTTTGAGTTACCTTTTCAGGTAAAACAAGACGATAAACCTCCCTACACATTTAAGTATTCGGGCAAAGAATT from Microscilla marina ATCC 23134 includes the following:
- a CDS encoding penicillin acylase family protein, with amino-acid sequence MKIFRFVILFSFTLALTYVLNSKFENTPWQKVNQMPALGKFFNPFEGFWQNAESKKVSEKVDLQIPGLHDKVEVVIDDRMVPHIFAQNNHDLYMAQGYITARFRLWQMEFQTYAAAGKLSEILGAKYINYDRYQRRIGMLYAAEVAVKEMMENETSRVVVTAYSKGVNAYIQQLEPKDLPLEYKLLSYTPQPWSPLKTALLLKYMAKTLTMRSHELEMTNALQKHGKAVIDELFPNYPLRHDPIIPAGTKWNFKELKIPKQPTKYVPEDLHKQLMEKRLTEKQAAGVGSNNWAISGDRSATGYPILANDPHLKLNLPSIWFEVQLVNPNVNVYGVSLPGTPCVAIGFNEQASWGVTNTAADVIDFYQINFKDSTLREYYYDDKWKTTTLRIDTIKVKNKSTVYDSIYFTHYGPVVLKPGEKHFYGTRGLTHPGLAMRWLAHDPSNELLAFYQLNRAKSYRDYTKALAGYACPAQNFVFANNQKNIAITPKGKFPIRWKEQGKFILDGSNPDHEWQGWIPNKYNPTIKNPERGFVSSANQFPVDTLYPYYLHWSYATYERGMRINEQLAQMKKATPDSLIALQNDNLNLRARDLLPEMLKHIDVAQQKGLYKDVFDKIKAWDYQQVSKAVGPTVFRYWWRYLYQAIWEDNFPADSMMIYPKADKTGDLILLNDSIPSRWFDNVRTTQIKETLGDLVNSSFKQAVDSLKKYYGNKVTDWTWAKEKTTTLLHLARLKPFSVLNLPTNGGARIVNATTERTGPSWRMVVALGKRPKAYGIYPGGQSGNPGSFYYDNFIKDWQKGKLKRLIYMQSYKESGKRLKVRMTLNK